The DNA region GGACTACTACGCCGAAGTGGAGCGGCCGGACCGGGTGCGCGTGAAGTTCCGCGACCTCGACGGCCAGGAACAGGAGATCGAGGCCGACGGCCTGCTCTCGACCTGCATCCAGCACGAGATCGACCATCTCAACGGCGTGCTGTTCATCGACCACCTGTCGAAGCTGAAGCGCGACCGGGTGGTCAAGAAATTCACCAAGGCGGCCAAGCGCGACGCGGCCTGAGCCGGCCATGCGCGTCGTCTTCATGGGCACACCCGACTTCGCGGTGCCGACGCTGGCGCGGCTCGCGCAGGACGGGCACGACATCGTTGCGGTCTATACCCGCGCGCCCGCGAAAGCCGGCCGCGGCATGAGCCTGCGTCCCTCGCCGGTCCACGCGCTCGCCGACACGCTCGGCGTGCCGGTCCTGACACCCGCGACGCTCCGCACGCCCGAAGCCGCCGACACCTTCGCGGCGCACCGGGCGGACGTTGCGGTGGTCGTGGCCTACGGGATGCTGCTGCCGCAGGCGATCCTCGACGCGCCGAAGCACGGCTGCCTCAACCTGCACGGCTCATTGCTGCCGCGTTGGCGCGGCGCTGCGCCGATCCAGCGCGCCGTCATGGCGGGCGACGCCGAGAGCGGCGTCGGCGTCATGCGGATGGAGGCAGGACTCGACACCGGCCCGGTCGCCCTCGAGGCGCGGCTGCCGGTCACCCCGGGCATGACGGCCGGCGCCCTTCACGACGCGCTCATGCCCCTCGGCGCCGACCTGATGGCGCGGGCCCTCGCGGCGCTCGCGGCGGGCACGCTGACCTTCGCGCCACAGCCGGAGGACGGCGTCGTCTACGCCCACAAGATCACCAACGACGAGGCGCGGATCGACTGGTCCCGGCCGGCGGATGAGGTCGCCAACCGGATCAACGGGCTGTCGCCGTTCCCCGGCGCGTTCTTCGAGGTCGATCTCGGCAAGGGGCCGGAGCGCGTGAAGGTGCTCCGCGCCATACCGGCCGCGGGCGCAGGCGAGGCGGGGACGCTGCGCGATGCCGAGGGAACTGTCGCGTGCGGCGACGGCGCCGTTCGGCTTCTGGAGCTGCGCCGCGCGGGAAAAGGCGGCAGCGCCAGCGGAGCGGAGTTCGTCCGGGGCGCCCGTCTCACGCCCGGCGCCCGCCTCGGCTGATGCGCGTGGCCCGTTCAAGGTCTTCGGCACTCGGCCCAACCCGTCATCGCGAGCGCAGCGAAGCGACCCAGGGCAGCGCACCCTGGCGAGGCTCGGCGCGACACTGGATTCCTTCGCTGCGCTCGCAAGGACGATCGCGCGCACATCATTCCAGAGCTTTGTGTCATATCGCGAAATCGAACATCGGAGCGTCCTCGAAAGACCTCGAGGGGGCCGCCTGATGCCCCGCTACAAGCTCGTCATCGAGTACGACGGCGGCCCGTTCTGCGGCTGGCAGCGGCAGGCCGAGGATCCCACGGTCCAGGGCGCGATCGAGGCGGCGGTCACGCGCTTCTCCGGGGAGGACGCCCGCCTCACCTGCGCGGGCCGGACCGATGCCGGCGTGCACGCGATCCATCAGGTCGCCCATCTCGACCTCGCCAAGGACTGGCGGACCGACACGGTGCGAGACGCCCTGAACGCCCATCTGCGGCCGCGGCCGGTGGCGATCCTGTCCGCCGA from Methylobacterium sp. NMS14P includes:
- the fmt gene encoding methionyl-tRNA formyltransferase is translated as MRVVFMGTPDFAVPTLARLAQDGHDIVAVYTRAPAKAGRGMSLRPSPVHALADTLGVPVLTPATLRTPEAADTFAAHRADVAVVVAYGMLLPQAILDAPKHGCLNLHGSLLPRWRGAAPIQRAVMAGDAESGVGVMRMEAGLDTGPVALEARLPVTPGMTAGALHDALMPLGADLMARALAALAAGTLTFAPQPEDGVVYAHKITNDEARIDWSRPADEVANRINGLSPFPGAFFEVDLGKGPERVKVLRAIPAAGAGEAGTLRDAEGTVACGDGAVRLLELRRAGKGGSASGAEFVRGARLTPGARLG